Proteins encoded in a region of the Corynebacterium breve genome:
- the gcvT gene encoding glycine cleavage system aminomethyltransferase GcvT → MSTSPLHSAHEALEASFTDFGGWDMPLKYDNELDEHRAVRHTAGLFDLSHMGEIEVEGPGAGDFLDYALISNLSALNVGKAKYSMIVNDNGGIIDDLITYKLAEDRYLVVPNAGNTPAVWEALTERAEGYDVTLDNQSADTALVALQGPDSVQILTPLLDDDPDALEYYSAQETKFNGIDVLLARTGYTGEDGFEIYLRSDDALAVWDALKDDATPCGLACRDSLRLEASMPLYGHELSLDITPVEAGMSRAFAKKGADFVGKQALVGREPEVVIAGLTSDQRRAAREGSEIFIGDTRIGVVTSGQPSPTLGYPVALAHVAPEHSEIGTEVEIDIRGRRYPFTISTTPFYSRKA, encoded by the coding sequence ATGAGCACTTCCCCACTTCACTCAGCACACGAGGCACTTGAGGCAAGTTTCACCGACTTCGGTGGATGGGACATGCCCTTAAAGTACGACAACGAACTCGACGAGCACCGCGCAGTTCGCCACACCGCGGGCTTGTTTGACCTCTCCCACATGGGCGAGATTGAGGTCGAAGGCCCCGGCGCGGGAGATTTCTTGGACTACGCGCTGATCTCCAACTTGTCGGCGCTCAATGTTGGCAAGGCCAAATACTCGATGATCGTCAACGACAACGGTGGCATCATCGATGATCTGATCACCTACAAGCTCGCCGAGGACCGCTACCTGGTTGTCCCGAACGCCGGCAATACCCCGGCTGTCTGGGAGGCACTGACCGAACGCGCCGAAGGCTACGACGTCACCCTGGACAATCAGTCCGCAGACACCGCCCTCGTGGCACTCCAAGGCCCCGACTCCGTGCAGATCCTGACGCCTTTGCTTGACGACGACCCCGATGCCCTGGAGTACTACTCCGCGCAGGAAACCAAGTTCAACGGCATCGACGTGCTGCTCGCGCGCACCGGCTACACCGGCGAAGACGGCTTTGAGATCTACCTGCGTAGCGACGATGCGCTGGCCGTCTGGGACGCGCTGAAGGACGACGCAACCCCATGTGGCCTGGCGTGTCGCGATTCGCTGCGCCTAGAGGCATCGATGCCGCTTTATGGCCACGAGCTCTCGCTGGACATCACTCCCGTGGAGGCTGGAATGTCGCGTGCGTTTGCGAAGAAGGGCGCGGACTTCGTCGGCAAGCAAGCGCTTGTTGGGCGTGAACCAGAAGTTGTGATTGCTGGGCTGACCAGCGATCAGCGACGAGCCGCGCGCGAGGGTTCGGAGATCTTCATCGGCGATACGAGGATCGGAGTGGTCACCTCTGGGCAGCCTTCGCCGACCTTGGGGTACCCGGTTGCTTTGGCGCATGTGGCACCGGAGCACTCGGAAATTGGAACCGAGGTCGAAATTGACATCCGTGGACGCCGCTACCCGTTTACTATCAGTACAACCCCGTTTTACTCACGAAAGGCTTAA